The nucleotide sequence GCCTTCGGCAGTTCCACGCCGTCGAATTCGATCGGGCGCGGGTGGTTGCGTTTGTCCTTATGCTGGCCGTGGCGCTTGTGGAGGACGTGGTCGACCTTGTCGATCAGCAGGTCCACGGACTTGTGCATCTCCTCGGACTCGGCCGAGCAGTTGATGTCGGGGCCCCGGACTTGGACGTGGGCCTTGGCGACGAACTTGTGCGCGTGGTCATGCTGGCGGTCGCACTCGAGTTCGACGCGGATCCTCACGATGTGCGTGTCGTGGCGAAACAGTCGCTCCATCTTCTCCTGCACAAAGGCTTTCAGCGAGGGAGTCAGATCGAGGTGGATGCCGGTCACGATGACGTCGTGGGAGTTGTTGGTTTTGTTCATGGTTATTCCTTCGGTTGGACTGAAACAAAGGGCGTGGAGCGGGAGGGGGCTCCCGGCGTTCCTTGAGGGGGTTCCGATAGTGCGGGCCGTTGACCAACCGGGCCGAGCGACACTGGGAACAAGCACTTCATTCGACAAAGAGGATTACTAGGCGGCATGGGCGGATTGGCAAATCTTCTCGGCTGCATATTCCGGGAAAATTATTGAACATGGGAGCATGACCCATGCCGACGAGCCCCTGCCGCCGACGATTCCGCCCCTGGTGAACCCGGCGGACCTGCCGGGTTGGGTCCTGCTCAGTGATGAGCGGCTGCTGGTGTTGGACAAGCCGGGCTGGCTGGTGGTGCATCCCTCGAAGAACGGCCCGTGGTCGAGCCTGGCCGGGGCGGTGCGCGAAGGCTTGGGTATCGAAACCATCCGCTTTGTCTATCGGCTCGATCGGGAGACATCTGGAGTGGTACTTCTGGCGAAGGACGAGGCGACCGGCCGCCGGCTGGGCAAGGCGGTGCTGGCGCGCCGGATCGGCAAGGCGTACG is from Lacunisphaera limnophila and encodes:
- the hpf gene encoding ribosome hibernation-promoting factor, HPF/YfiA family, yielding MNKTNNSHDVIVTGIHLDLTPSLKAFVQEKMERLFRHDTHIVRIRVELECDRQHDHAHKFVAKAHVQVRGPDINCSAESEEMHKSVDLLIDKVDHVLHKRHGQHKDKRNHPRPIEFDGVELPKAI